A window of Pirellulales bacterium contains these coding sequences:
- a CDS encoding restriction endonuclease subunit S, with protein MIGTHKMQTLGELVDEGKLLIQTGPFGSQLHKHDYCPLGVPVVPTEAIGHRRLRTDGVPQIKLEKANELGRHRLKPGDILFARRGVQATGYSAIVEPQHEGWICGTGAILLRILDGDIDPTYLSFRLAWDESIAWLKQHAVGAVMPNLNEGILRRFPLELPPLIEQRRIADILGSIDDKIELNRRMNETLESLARRLFKSWFVDFDPVHAKAAVRRQHPTWDNPRVSREALPNLDPKIAELFPDEFEESTLGPIPKGWSATTVPNAIEVNPSRTLPKGVEAPWLEMANMPTRSARALAWERRPFGSGTKFKNGDTLVARITPCLENGKTAYVDFLNDGEIGAGSTEYIVLCPKDPLPAEFGYFLARNDDFRQHLITNMTGTSGRQRVPANCLNTYPVIVPSNGVADRFGAFASMALSQMKQNDEESLTLTAARDRLLPVLLSGRAELYLLRILKCHT; from the coding sequence ATGATCGGAACACACAAGATGCAAACCCTCGGTGAGCTTGTCGATGAGGGGAAGTTGCTCATTCAAACGGGGCCGTTTGGTTCACAGCTTCACAAGCACGACTACTGTCCGCTTGGCGTCCCCGTTGTTCCGACCGAGGCAATCGGACATCGCCGGCTTCGGACTGACGGCGTACCGCAGATCAAACTCGAAAAAGCAAATGAACTGGGACGACATCGCCTGAAACCTGGAGACATCCTCTTTGCCCGCCGCGGAGTTCAAGCAACCGGGTATTCTGCAATAGTCGAACCTCAGCATGAGGGCTGGATATGTGGCACTGGCGCAATACTACTCCGCATCCTTGATGGAGACATCGATCCTACCTACCTCTCATTCCGTTTGGCATGGGACGAGTCAATCGCATGGCTCAAACAGCATGCAGTTGGTGCTGTCATGCCGAATCTCAACGAGGGCATCCTGCGTCGCTTTCCGTTGGAGCTTCCGCCCCTCATCGAACAACGCCGCATAGCCGACATTCTTGGCTCGATCGACGACAAGATCGAGTTGAACCGGCGGATGAATGAGACGCTGGAGTCGCTGGCCCGGCGGTTGTTCAAGAGTTGGTTCGTCGACTTCGACCCCGTCCACGCCAAAGCCGCCGTCCGCCGCCAGCACCCCACCTGGGACAACCCCCGCGTCAGCCGCGAAGCCCTCCCCAACCTCGACCCCAAAATCGCCGAACTCTTTCCGGATGAGTTTGAGGAATCAACGCTGGGGCCGATCCCGAAGGGGTGGAGTGCTACGACAGTTCCCAATGCTATCGAGGTCAATCCTTCTCGTACTCTGCCGAAAGGTGTCGAGGCACCATGGCTTGAAATGGCGAATATGCCGACTCGTTCAGCCCGTGCTCTTGCATGGGAACGTCGACCGTTTGGCTCAGGGACGAAGTTCAAGAACGGCGATACGCTCGTCGCACGCATCACGCCTTGCTTGGAGAACGGCAAGACGGCCTACGTCGACTTCCTCAACGACGGAGAAATTGGGGCCGGGTCGACAGAATATATTGTTCTGTGCCCGAAAGACCCACTGCCGGCAGAGTTTGGGTATTTCCTCGCCCGCAACGACGACTTCCGGCAGCACCTCATTACGAACATGACGGGGACATCCGGACGGCAGCGAGTCCCGGCTAACTGCCTCAACACATACCCAGTTATCGTCCCGTCCAACGGAGTTGCCGACCGATTTGGCGCGTTTGCTTCGATGGCTCTTTCGCAAATGAAGCAGAACGATGAAGAGTCGCTAACACTGACGGCGGCACGAGATCGGCTGTTACCAGTGTTATTGAGCGGGCGCGCTGAACTCTATTTACTAAGGATACTTAAATGTCACACATAA
- a CDS encoding type I restriction endonuclease subunit R: MAFTESTIEEAVLEWAEELGYAILHGPEIAPDEPAAERDSFEQVILGDRLRDALARINPRVPAEALDEAFRRVLRTETPSLIENNRRFHRLLVDGVDVEYQADGRTVHDKVWLVDFEKPANNDWLAVNQYTVIEDKHNRRPDVVLFVNGLPLVVIELKNAADENATTQKAYAQLQTYIAQLPTLMTYNVCLVASDGITARIGSLTGGWDRFMPWRTVDGSDIAPKGKPELDVLVRGVFEQGRFLDLVRHFIVFEVDGPNIAKKMAGYHQFHAVNKAVDCTLAAVSPQGDRRVGVVWHTQGSGKSLTMAFYAGKVIRHQGMQNPTIVVITDRNDLDEQLFGTFAGCHELLRQKPTQADDRDEVKKLLAVASGGVVFTTLQKFAPDDDPELGAKTYPVLSDRRNIVVIADEAHRSQYGHYAKAKKTGEISYGFTKHLRDALPNASYLGFTGTPIELGDKNTKAVFGDYIDVYDISRAVEDGATVKIYYEGRLAKLELNAAERPKIDEEFEDITEGEEQTAKEKLKTKWAALEKLVGSDKRIKLVAQDIVDHWAERLAVMDGKAMIVCMSRRICVELYKELVRLRPDWHSDADEEGTLKVVMTGSASDPTDWQQHIRPKRGREALAKRFKKADDPLKLVIVRDMWLTGFDAPCMHTMYVDKPMSGHNLMQAIARVNRVFKNKPGGLIVDYLGLAAELKKALAQYTKQDRDDTGIPIDEALEVLFEKYEVVTGLMHGFDYSAFFTGTASERVGVIPAAMDFILQQDDGQNRFVQAVTELSKAFALVATHDEAVKIREEVAFFQCLRAQFAKLGGSGGGGPTPEDLDAAVRQIISRSVASDEVIDIFAAAGMERPDISILSDEFLAEVRDMPQRNLALEVLRKLLSDEIKARSRKNLVQSRSFAEMLEKSIKKYQNRSIDAAQVIAELVDLAKDMRAAQDRGEELGLTEDEIAFYDALEVNDSAVKVLGDDTLRDIARELVESVRRNVTIDWTVKESVRAKLRVLVKRILKKYGYPPDKQAQATETVLKQAELLCADWAA; the protein is encoded by the coding sequence ATGGCATTCACCGAATCCACCATTGAAGAAGCCGTACTGGAATGGGCCGAGGAACTCGGCTATGCCATTCTGCACGGCCCGGAGATCGCGCCGGACGAACCGGCCGCGGAGCGCGATTCGTTCGAGCAGGTGATTCTTGGTGATCGGCTGCGCGACGCTTTGGCCCGGATCAACCCCAGAGTGCCCGCCGAGGCGCTGGACGAGGCGTTTCGCCGCGTGTTGCGTACCGAGACGCCGAGCCTCATCGAGAACAACCGCCGGTTCCACAGACTGCTGGTCGATGGCGTCGATGTGGAGTATCAGGCCGATGGCCGCACCGTGCATGACAAGGTGTGGTTGGTCGACTTCGAGAAGCCGGCGAACAACGACTGGCTTGCGGTCAATCAGTACACCGTCATCGAGGACAAGCACAATCGTCGCCCCGACGTGGTGCTGTTCGTCAACGGCCTGCCGCTGGTGGTGATCGAGCTGAAGAACGCGGCCGACGAGAACGCAACGACTCAAAAAGCCTATGCCCAGTTGCAGACCTACATCGCGCAATTGCCGACGTTGATGACCTACAACGTCTGCCTGGTGGCCAGCGACGGCATCACGGCCCGCATTGGCTCGCTCACCGGCGGCTGGGATCGGTTCATGCCGTGGCGCACCGTGGACGGCAGCGACATCGCCCCCAAGGGGAAGCCGGAACTCGACGTGCTGGTGCGCGGCGTCTTCGAGCAGGGCCGGTTTCTCGATCTTGTGCGGCACTTCATCGTCTTCGAGGTGGACGGGCCGAACATCGCTAAGAAGATGGCCGGGTACCACCAGTTCCATGCCGTGAACAAGGCGGTCGATTGCACGCTTGCGGCCGTGTCGCCGCAAGGGGATCGCCGCGTCGGCGTCGTCTGGCACACGCAGGGGTCGGGCAAGAGCCTGACAATGGCGTTTTACGCCGGCAAGGTGATCCGGCACCAGGGGATGCAGAACCCGACCATCGTCGTGATTACCGACCGCAACGACCTGGACGAGCAACTGTTTGGCACCTTCGCCGGTTGCCACGAACTGCTGCGGCAGAAGCCCACGCAAGCCGACGACCGCGACGAGGTGAAGAAGCTGCTGGCCGTCGCGTCGGGGGGCGTGGTGTTTACGACGTTGCAAAAGTTCGCCCCTGACGATGATCCTGAGTTGGGGGCGAAGACGTACCCAGTGCTTTCCGACCGGCGGAATATCGTCGTCATCGCCGACGAGGCCCACCGCAGCCAGTACGGCCACTACGCCAAGGCGAAGAAGACCGGCGAGATCAGCTACGGGTTTACCAAGCACCTGCGCGACGCCCTGCCGAACGCCTCGTATCTGGGGTTCACCGGCACGCCGATTGAGCTTGGCGACAAGAACACGAAGGCCGTGTTTGGCGATTACATCGACGTGTACGACATCAGCCGGGCCGTCGAGGACGGGGCCACGGTCAAGATTTACTACGAAGGGCGGCTCGCGAAGCTGGAGTTGAACGCGGCCGAGCGGCCGAAGATCGACGAAGAGTTCGAGGACATCACCGAGGGGGAGGAGCAGACTGCCAAAGAGAAGCTCAAGACCAAGTGGGCCGCCCTCGAAAAACTCGTCGGCAGCGACAAGCGGATCAAGCTGGTTGCCCAGGACATCGTCGACCACTGGGCCGAGCGGCTCGCGGTGATGGACGGCAAGGCGATGATCGTTTGCATGAGTCGCCGAATCTGCGTCGAACTCTACAAGGAACTGGTTCGCCTGCGGCCCGACTGGCATAGCGACGCCGACGAAGAGGGGACGCTCAAGGTCGTGATGACCGGCTCGGCGAGCGACCCGACCGACTGGCAACAGCACATCCGCCCCAAGCGGGGCCGCGAGGCGCTGGCCAAGCGGTTCAAGAAGGCCGACGACCCGCTCAAGCTGGTGATCGTCCGCGATATGTGGCTCACGGGGTTCGATGCACCGTGCATGCACACGATGTACGTCGATAAGCCGATGAGCGGCCACAACCTGATGCAGGCCATCGCCCGCGTGAACCGGGTGTTTAAGAACAAGCCGGGCGGGCTGATCGTCGATTACTTGGGGCTGGCGGCCGAACTCAAAAAGGCGCTCGCCCAGTACACCAAGCAAGACCGCGACGACACGGGCATTCCCATCGACGAAGCGTTGGAGGTGCTCTTCGAGAAGTACGAGGTCGTCACCGGCCTGATGCACGGCTTCGATTATTCGGCGTTCTTCACCGGCACGGCGTCGGAGCGAGTCGGCGTCATCCCCGCCGCGATGGATTTTATTTTGCAGCAGGACGACGGCCAGAACCGCTTTGTGCAGGCCGTCACCGAGCTATCGAAGGCGTTCGCCCTCGTGGCGACGCACGACGAGGCCGTGAAGATTCGCGAGGAGGTGGCGTTCTTCCAGTGCCTGCGGGCACAGTTCGCCAAGCTCGGCGGCAGCGGCGGAGGCGGCCCGACGCCGGAAGACCTGGACGCCGCCGTGCGGCAAATTATTTCCCGCAGCGTCGCGTCGGACGAGGTGATCGACATCTTCGCCGCCGCCGGCATGGAGCGGCCCGATATTTCGATTCTGTCGGACGAGTTTCTCGCCGAAGTTCGCGACATGCCCCAGCGGAACTTGGCGCTGGAAGTGCTGCGGAAACTGTTGAGCGACGAGATTAAGGCCCGTTCCCGCAAGAACCTCGTGCAGTCGCGGTCGTTCGCCGAGATGCTCGAAAAGTCGATCAAGAAGTACCAGAATCGGTCAATTGACGCCGCCCAGGTGATCGCCGAACTCGTCGACTTGGCCAAGGACATGCGCGCCGCCCAGGACCGCGGCGAAGAGCTTGGTCTCACCGAAGACGAAATCGCGTTCTACGACGCGCTGGAGGTCAACGACAGCGCCGTGAAGGTGCTCGGCGACGACACGTTGCGTGACATTGCCCGCGAACTCGTCGAATCGGTTCGCCGCAATGTCACGATTGACTGGACCGTGAAGGAAAGCGTGCGAGCAAAACTCCGCGTGCTCGTAAAACGCATCCTCAAGAAGTATGGCTACCCGCCCGACAAGCAGGCCCAGGCGACCGAGACGGTGCTGAAGCAGGCGGAGTTACTTTGTGCGGACTGGGCTGCGTAA
- a CDS encoding AAA family ATPase, whose amino-acid sequence MSHITRFEIKALHGRKDVDLHLKDNTLILVGENGAGKTTILHLLYYLLSGQWPSIARYRFSELAITIGGTRYVLKYSDFAKSLDGLDRRLSRRLPPHVRRRFIALVEEKEGRLVTPELELLCHQYDIPLQFVLHEIEELSQATGKSAPIRKILEGIRDALTAQLLYLPTYRRIEQELHLIFKGMDERELRNRREMLSARRGDNTFVELIEFGMKDVERAISETLQQLNAFARERLNNLTFGYLGDVVEKQYSEVKLKSIKGAPDETVVRILDRIQDHILSSENKQHLREIIDGVKKGEAQTEHTKVICHYFAKLMEFHAELEAKEARIAAFCRVCNEYLVDKDFHYDTSKFSFSILPTSRVAEDVKIELHHLSSGEKQIVSLLSHLYLSGTDDYFVLIDEPELSLSVPWQRRFLLDIRNGGYCSGLVAVTHSPFIYDNELRKYAHGLGEFVT is encoded by the coding sequence ATGTCACACATAACGCGATTTGAGATCAAAGCACTACACGGCAGGAAGGATGTTGACCTTCACCTCAAGGATAACACACTCATTTTGGTCGGCGAGAACGGCGCTGGGAAAACTACGATCCTACACCTGTTGTATTACCTCCTTTCGGGCCAATGGCCATCGATCGCCAGATATCGGTTCTCCGAGTTGGCTATCACGATCGGAGGAACGCGGTATGTACTTAAGTACTCCGATTTCGCAAAGTCGTTGGATGGACTTGATCGCCGTCTCTCACGACGGTTACCTCCCCATGTAAGAAGAAGGTTTATTGCACTTGTGGAAGAAAAGGAAGGCCGCCTTGTCACTCCAGAGCTAGAACTACTCTGCCATCAATACGACATTCCACTGCAGTTTGTACTACATGAAATTGAAGAGCTGTCGCAAGCGACAGGAAAATCCGCTCCCATTCGCAAGATATTGGAGGGCATTCGCGATGCACTTACAGCCCAACTCCTGTACCTTCCCACCTATCGCCGCATCGAGCAAGAGCTACATCTCATCTTCAAAGGTATGGATGAAAGAGAGCTGCGCAATCGACGAGAAATGCTTTCAGCTAGACGAGGCGACAATACCTTTGTTGAATTGATTGAATTCGGCATGAAGGATGTTGAGCGCGCGATTTCGGAGACGCTTCAGCAACTAAATGCATTCGCGCGAGAACGGCTCAATAATCTGACGTTTGGGTATTTAGGCGATGTGGTAGAGAAGCAGTACTCTGAAGTGAAGCTCAAGAGTATCAAGGGCGCTCCCGACGAGACAGTGGTGCGCATCCTCGATCGCATTCAGGATCACATTCTATCGTCCGAAAACAAGCAGCACCTGCGCGAAATCATCGATGGTGTAAAGAAGGGTGAGGCGCAGACCGAGCACACTAAGGTCATCTGCCACTACTTTGCAAAACTTATGGAGTTTCACGCGGAGCTTGAGGCAAAGGAGGCTCGCATCGCTGCTTTCTGTCGTGTGTGCAACGAGTATTTAGTGGACAAAGACTTTCACTACGACACATCCAAATTCTCATTCTCTATCCTTCCGACATCAAGAGTTGCCGAGGACGTCAAGATCGAATTGCATCATCTGTCTTCGGGGGAGAAGCAAATCGTATCACTTCTTAGTCACTTATATTTATCTGGCACCGATGACTATTTCGTTCTAATCGACGAGCCGGAGCTATCACTGTCAGTGCCGTGGCAACGTCGTTTCCTTCTCGACATAAGAAACGGTGGTTACTGCTCAGGGCTGGTTGCAGTCACCCACTCACCCTTTATTTATGACAATGAGCTAAGGAAGTACGCGCATGGACTCGGAGAGTTCGTGACATGA
- a CDS encoding SDR family oxidoreductase, which produces MTTTESPVVLITGASRGIGLAAAQAFSAAGYRLATVATDASALAEAGARLPSPPFVLAGDLSDFSFLETVVPKTIEQFGRIDVLVNNAAWRSLGSLRRTSLDDWERTLRICLTAPAFLSRWAAADMERRCRGVILNVGSIMSQQAVGISPAYVACKGALESLTYELAALYGPAGIRVVTIQSGAIDTDLSRDLRQDDQPDAIREFSEDMIMLQRWGRVEEIASVLLFLAGEGSSYITGTTIAVDGGWLRQHLPLSLKRELFEADFSSNRSTHGEE; this is translated from the coding sequence ATGACAACTACGGAATCGCCAGTCGTTCTAATTACCGGTGCATCTCGCGGCATTGGCTTGGCAGCCGCTCAGGCCTTTTCGGCAGCAGGATATCGCTTGGCGACCGTGGCGACCGACGCGTCCGCGCTTGCTGAAGCAGGAGCCCGACTGCCGTCTCCCCCATTTGTACTCGCCGGCGACTTGAGCGACTTCTCCTTCTTGGAAACTGTCGTTCCGAAAACGATCGAACAATTCGGGCGGATTGACGTGCTGGTGAACAATGCAGCCTGGCGCTCGCTGGGCTCGCTGCGGCGAACCTCTCTGGACGACTGGGAGCGTACCCTGCGGATCTGCTTGACTGCGCCGGCTTTTCTCTCTCGTTGGGCAGCGGCCGATATGGAACGCCGCTGCCGCGGAGTCATCCTCAATGTCGGCAGTATCATGTCGCAGCAGGCGGTGGGCATTTCGCCCGCATACGTCGCTTGCAAAGGAGCCCTCGAATCGCTGACTTACGAACTGGCCGCGCTCTACGGTCCCGCTGGCATCCGGGTCGTGACGATACAGTCCGGGGCTATTGACACCGACTTAAGCCGCGACCTCCGTCAAGATGACCAACCCGACGCCATTCGCGAGTTCAGCGAAGATATGATCATGTTGCAGCGGTGGGGCCGAGTGGAGGAAATCGCTAGCGTCCTGTTGTTTCTGGCCGGCGAAGGTTCGTCTTACATTACCGGGACGACAATTGCGGTCGACGGCGGTTGGCTACGACAACATCTTCCGTTGTCCCTAAAGCGAGAACTCTTTGAAGCTGACTTCAGCAGCAACCGTTCAACCCACGGGGAGGAATGA
- a CDS encoding succinylglutamate desuccinylase/aspartoacylase family protein — protein MAGVHGDELEPILAVRRLARRLRRSPPLAGSVTLVPIANPSACRLKQRCGSDGLDLARTFPGRSHGSLTERIAWELTKLIQSADCLIDLHTGGAKYDLWPLAGYLLHSDPLVLAEQRRMARAFNLPVVWGTDANVSGRSLSAARDANKPAIYVEYRGGRAVDRVGVERLVDGCLHVIAALDMSRLPEATCQVRYFAEDARAGAGHLQAAHPAPVVGRFSAVVQPGDQVTRGQLLGVIKTQTDQSIEIRSQQDGRVVCIHRPTPVTADEGVAVVVSFLSAPVAEQL, from the coding sequence ATGGCGGGCGTACATGGCGACGAACTTGAACCGATCCTCGCCGTCCGGCGCCTCGCACGACGCCTTCGCCGCAGTCCGCCGCTTGCGGGCAGCGTGACTCTCGTACCGATTGCCAATCCGTCCGCTTGTCGCCTCAAGCAACGCTGCGGCAGCGATGGACTCGACCTAGCCAGAACATTTCCCGGTCGTTCACACGGCAGTCTGACCGAGCGAATTGCCTGGGAACTGACAAAACTGATCCAATCCGCCGACTGCTTGATCGACCTGCATACAGGCGGCGCGAAATACGATCTCTGGCCTCTGGCAGGCTATCTGCTGCATTCCGACCCGCTGGTCTTAGCCGAACAGCGTAGAATGGCACGGGCCTTCAATCTACCCGTCGTTTGGGGAACCGACGCTAACGTGTCCGGGCGATCGCTCTCGGCGGCGCGCGACGCAAATAAACCGGCGATTTACGTAGAATACCGCGGAGGGAGGGCAGTCGATCGGGTCGGCGTGGAACGCCTCGTGGACGGTTGCCTGCACGTCATCGCAGCACTTGATATGAGTCGTCTGCCGGAAGCGACATGCCAAGTGCGTTATTTCGCAGAAGACGCCCGGGCCGGCGCCGGGCATCTCCAAGCCGCTCATCCGGCCCCTGTAGTCGGCCGCTTTTCCGCTGTCGTACAGCCTGGAGATCAAGTGACGAGAGGCCAACTCTTGGGAGTGATCAAGACGCAAACAGATCAATCGATCGAGATTCGTTCCCAGCAGGATGGACGCGTTGTCTGTATTCATCGGCCGACGCCCGTGACGGCTGACGAGGGTGTGGCCGTCGTGGTCAGTTTTCTTTCGGCGCCAGTCGCGGAGCAGCTATGA
- a CDS encoding DUF4435 domain-containing protein: MKAKAATAAIPMTAVHAAAISSKIASYHEFLARFSKTRKVVYGFVEGREDPAFYRGFIEQLLPSCWEVELWPAGNKDSVLRIHKDIDWRRFQKARICFFVDRDLSDLTRERTPSDRNIYVTEGYSIEIDVVNRATARRVLTELCGFASTIHSDVDTLCDLFEQQFNTFLDSLVSVMAWILAWRRKGVRANLSDIRMQDLFEIQGGILRENRMPRGKRDVVQYIHEQCKVPHDCSIDTHPFETELRNANAYKRLTRGKYVLWFLVEFCNAANRDAVSLCASLTSRPRMNVTFSQKNGMAIIGPRARIPDGLRRFVESTYCAYIAKQK, encoded by the coding sequence ATGAAGGCCAAGGCAGCGACAGCGGCCATACCGATGACTGCGGTACATGCCGCAGCAATTTCGTCAAAGATCGCCAGCTACCATGAGTTCTTGGCTAGATTTTCCAAGACTCGCAAGGTGGTCTATGGCTTCGTAGAAGGTCGTGAAGACCCGGCCTTTTATCGGGGCTTTATAGAGCAGTTACTCCCAAGCTGCTGGGAAGTCGAGTTGTGGCCTGCTGGCAACAAAGACTCCGTTTTACGGATTCACAAGGATATCGACTGGCGGCGATTCCAGAAGGCACGGATTTGCTTTTTTGTGGATCGCGACTTGTCTGACCTTACGCGAGAGCGTACTCCGTCAGATCGCAATATCTACGTCACAGAGGGCTATTCGATTGAGATCGATGTCGTCAATCGCGCAACAGCACGTCGCGTCCTGACGGAATTGTGCGGCTTCGCTTCAACCATCCATAGCGACGTAGACACGCTATGCGATTTGTTTGAACAGCAATTCAACACGTTTCTGGATTCCCTTGTCTCCGTCATGGCATGGATTCTTGCTTGGCGCCGAAAAGGAGTGAGAGCAAACCTGTCAGATATTCGAATGCAGGACCTCTTTGAAATACAGGGAGGTATTCTGCGAGAGAATAGAATGCCGCGAGGTAAACGCGATGTAGTGCAATACATTCATGAACAATGCAAGGTGCCGCATGACTGTTCAATTGACACGCATCCCTTCGAGACCGAGCTGCGGAATGCGAACGCTTACAAGAGGCTTACACGCGGCAAGTACGTTCTGTGGTTTCTAGTCGAATTCTGTAACGCTGCAAATCGAGACGCTGTGTCCTTATGCGCGTCATTGACCTCACGTCCGCGAATGAATGTTACGTTTTCACAGAAGAATGGCATGGCGATTATAGGACCGCGCGCCAGAATCCCAGATGGTCTAAGACGATTTGTAGAATCGACGTACTGCGCGTACATTGCAAAGCAGAAGTAG